Proteins found in one Sporosarcina jeotgali genomic segment:
- the trmB gene encoding tRNA (guanosine(46)-N7)-methyltransferase TrmB has translation MRLRHKPWAKDYLEEHAGIVIKEPETKSGKWSAIFGNENPVHVEVGTGKGQFVVGMALANPDINYIGIEHFDSIIVSAVEKVVDSGIPANLRLLRANGKELTDIFEKGEVARVYLNFSDPWPKSRHAKRRLTHGEFLSLYQSVMPEDGEIHFKTDNRGLFEYSLVAMSEYGMRLLDVSLDLHAEMPEDNVMTEYEEKFSAKGQPIYRLEARFMSKA, from the coding sequence ATGAGATTGCGCCATAAGCCTTGGGCAAAAGATTATTTAGAAGAGCATGCTGGAATTGTTATTAAAGAACCGGAAACAAAGAGTGGGAAATGGTCCGCAATTTTTGGAAATGAAAACCCGGTCCATGTTGAAGTTGGGACAGGAAAAGGTCAGTTTGTTGTAGGGATGGCATTAGCAAATCCGGATATCAACTATATTGGAATCGAGCATTTTGACAGTATTATCGTTTCAGCAGTAGAAAAAGTCGTTGATTCAGGAATTCCTGCTAATTTACGGTTATTGCGCGCAAATGGGAAAGAACTTACTGATATCTTTGAAAAGGGAGAAGTTGCCCGCGTCTATTTGAACTTCTCAGATCCATGGCCGAAATCGAGACATGCGAAACGTCGTCTCACTCACGGTGAATTTTTAAGTTTATATCAATCCGTCATGCCGGAAGATGGAGAAATCCATTTCAAAACAGACAACCGGGGATTATTCGAGTACTCACTTGTTGCAATGTCTGAATACGGAATGCGTTTGCTGGATGTATCGCTGGATCTGCATGCGGAAATGCCTGAAGATAATGTGATGACGGAATATGAAGAGAAGTTTTCGGCGAAAGGACAACCCATCTATCGTCTGGAAGCAAGGTTCATGAGCAAAGCATAA
- a CDS encoding NERD domain-containing protein: MAQLVKMLDYVSRYEHDLSRYTTQFIRLKRSQWERMKRQWDNGVDLASWQIAADGESSAVHPENESPIEEEAGKKRFSTLSRFLPFRKEEQAGTDEEKHQQHENDDLQFSPNIIQDPRSVQQLRKLYIEQLFHFQLKWASSTLTERSRIDGKFMRDPLLHDFLESLPDSYLLFYYPVLKIKKAPVELEVLLMTPVECICMTVLQAEESSVLVGSGERFWSKKLGEQETKLLNPTIGLNRMAKIVSSLFASEEVDFPIRKLLLSRESYIDFPGIAHDIQIIDRRDYPKWLEKGKKLSTPMKSNQFKAAQTILDLCQTTAASRLFETEDQSLETENE, encoded by the coding sequence ATGGCCCAGCTTGTCAAAATGCTCGATTACGTCTCGCGTTATGAACATGACCTATCTCGTTATACGACCCAATTCATCCGTCTGAAACGATCCCAATGGGAACGTATGAAACGGCAATGGGACAATGGAGTCGATCTAGCGAGCTGGCAAATTGCGGCTGATGGGGAATCATCAGCCGTTCATCCAGAGAACGAAAGCCCGATAGAAGAGGAAGCTGGAAAAAAGCGATTTTCCACGTTATCCCGCTTCCTTCCTTTTAGAAAAGAAGAACAGGCAGGTACCGATGAAGAAAAGCATCAGCAACATGAAAATGATGACTTGCAATTCTCTCCGAATATTATTCAAGATCCACGGTCCGTTCAACAGCTGCGTAAGCTGTATATCGAACAGCTTTTCCACTTCCAATTGAAATGGGCAAGTTCAACGCTGACTGAACGGTCTCGGATAGACGGCAAATTCATGAGAGATCCGCTGCTTCATGACTTTTTAGAGAGCTTGCCAGATAGCTATTTGCTCTTCTATTATCCTGTCCTGAAAATAAAAAAAGCACCTGTCGAATTGGAAGTCCTCCTCATGACGCCCGTTGAATGCATTTGCATGACCGTTCTGCAAGCGGAAGAAAGCTCTGTCTTAGTAGGGAGCGGAGAACGGTTTTGGAGTAAAAAGCTCGGTGAACAAGAAACCAAATTATTGAATCCGACAATTGGCCTGAACCGGATGGCGAAGATTGTATCCAGTCTTTTTGCATCCGAGGAAGTCGATTTCCCGATTCGAAAACTCCTGCTTTCAAGAGAAAGTTATATTGACTTTCCTGGTATTGCTCATGATATCCAAATCATCGATCGAAGAGATTATCCAAAATGGTTGGAAAAAGGGAAGAAATTGAGCACTCCCATGAAATCCAATCAATTTAAAGCTGCACAAACAATACTTGACCTTTGTCAAACAACAGCCGCAAGCCGATTGTTTGAAACAGAAGACCAATCGCTGGAAACGGAAAACGAATAA
- the dat gene encoding D-amino-acid transaminase, whose product MTIYFNNGVYADKETMKVSIDDRGYYFGDGVYEVVKVYDGKLYTAEEHFTRFLQSAKKIRLDLPYTIEEFTEIAKKLAVDNGIVEGHVYIQATRGAAPRMHNFPGEDVVPMITAYAIHNPRPLSKIKEGVAVKTTDDIRWLRCDIKSLNLLGNVLAKQEAYEAGCAEAVFVRDGIVTEGSSSNMFGVKDGILYTHPATNLILNGITRRVVLKLCAKHSIGVMEEPFTLEQFNEMDELFLTSTTSEITPIVSVDGKPVGEGVPGRVTERLQQVFEETIHELKMEIN is encoded by the coding sequence ATGACAATTTACTTTAATAATGGAGTATATGCAGACAAAGAAACAATGAAGGTATCCATCGATGATAGAGGCTATTATTTCGGCGATGGTGTTTATGAAGTCGTGAAGGTATATGATGGAAAGCTTTATACTGCCGAGGAACACTTTACACGTTTTTTACAAAGTGCTAAAAAGATCCGTTTAGACCTTCCGTACACGATTGAAGAATTCACGGAAATTGCAAAAAAGCTGGCCGTTGATAATGGTATAGTAGAGGGACATGTCTATATTCAAGCAACTCGGGGAGCAGCTCCCCGGATGCATAACTTCCCAGGTGAAGATGTTGTGCCTATGATTACAGCATATGCTATTCATAACCCGCGCCCGCTTTCTAAGATAAAAGAAGGGGTGGCAGTGAAAACAACTGATGACATTCGCTGGCTGCGCTGTGACATTAAGAGTTTGAATTTATTAGGCAATGTATTAGCGAAGCAAGAAGCCTATGAGGCTGGCTGTGCAGAGGCAGTGTTTGTACGTGATGGGATAGTTACAGAAGGTTCATCTTCAAATATGTTCGGTGTAAAAGACGGAATCCTCTACACTCACCCGGCAACGAATCTGATCCTTAATGGGATTACGCGAAGAGTCGTGCTGAAATTGTGTGCAAAGCATAGTATCGGTGTAATGGAAGAGCCGTTCACACTGGAGCAATTCAACGAAATGGATGAACTCTTCCTCACTTCGACAACTTCAGAAATCACACCGATTGTTTCTGTTGACGGGAAACCTGTCGGTGAAGGAGTACCTGGACGAGTCACGGAACGGCTGCAACAAGTGTTTGAAGAAACGATTCACGAACTGAAAATGGAAATTAACTGA